A genomic stretch from Sporocytophaga myxococcoides includes:
- a CDS encoding OmpA family protein, producing MKKLSFLLFFIICFNTTKKAYSQGTSLSQPINSPLGDELNPSVSADGKTLLFLSNYGEEKAYPVISYLKSGVWTRPDEVTALNTPSTKLNNNLGYNLSPMGNEIFFSSNRYGGIGSNDIWIVEKTPTGWSSPKNPGKPLNSAQGEADPSLSPDGKQLYFVKWTDKKSSTGLPCGKIVVSQRTSKEGFREPVDLPSPVNSGCECSPRILSDGKTLIFSSERTGSKGGFDFYKTQRKDDGSWSTPIPLTYINSKEDEVYAAIPANAEMIYYTSINGKSKDIYRSKLSQEFQPDRVFLLAGKIKEESGKTVAGKIIVTELPSKKLISVINLKQDEPYLIILPKGKTFDVTAYGSTKGWFYKGNSIPLDTLSKSVYKEQDFKLPAVKLNTAIDLSDIQMEGSTLSPSSTMNLDKLVKWLQENPTAAIEIGTSISEVKSDTVQAHELTEVKEETVTLDTTAYIRKIYHNDVTQKQADAIATYLTQKGIASARIKPVGYGDKKKENKSEITILKE from the coding sequence ATTTCTATCCAACTATGGTGAGGAAAAAGCATATCCAGTTATAAGTTATCTTAAATCGGGGGTATGGACAAGACCTGATGAAGTAACTGCTCTTAATACCCCATCGACCAAGCTTAACAACAACCTTGGATATAATTTAAGCCCGATGGGTAATGAAATATTCTTTTCAAGCAACAGATATGGAGGTATTGGAAGCAATGATATATGGATAGTTGAAAAAACACCAACAGGCTGGTCTTCTCCCAAAAACCCTGGAAAACCTTTAAATTCTGCACAAGGAGAAGCTGACCCAAGTTTATCTCCCGATGGGAAACAACTGTATTTTGTAAAATGGACAGATAAAAAATCCTCTACGGGACTACCTTGCGGTAAAATAGTAGTTTCTCAGCGTACTAGCAAAGAAGGTTTCAGGGAGCCAGTAGACCTTCCTTCTCCTGTCAATTCAGGTTGCGAATGTTCTCCAAGAATTCTTTCTGACGGAAAAACTTTAATATTCTCTTCTGAAAGAACCGGAAGCAAAGGGGGATTTGACTTTTATAAGACACAGCGTAAAGATGATGGTAGCTGGTCTACTCCAATCCCGCTTACATATATTAACTCTAAAGAGGACGAGGTTTATGCAGCTATTCCCGCCAATGCGGAGATGATTTATTACACTTCCATAAATGGAAAATCTAAAGACATTTACAGAAGTAAACTTTCTCAAGAGTTCCAACCTGACAGAGTATTTTTGCTTGCAGGAAAAATAAAAGAAGAATCAGGAAAAACTGTTGCCGGAAAAATTATAGTAACTGAACTTCCTTCCAAAAAACTTATTTCAGTTATAAATCTGAAACAAGACGAGCCATACTTGATCATACTTCCAAAAGGAAAAACTTTTGATGTCACAGCTTATGGCAGCACCAAAGGATGGTTCTATAAAGGCAATAGCATTCCGCTTGATACACTTTCCAAATCTGTTTATAAGGAGCAGGATTTTAAACTTCCGGCAGTAAAACTAAATACAGCTATTGATCTTTCCGATATTCAGATGGAGGGAAGCACTCTATCTCCTTCCTCAACTATGAATCTTGATAAACTTGTAAAATGGCTTCAGGAAAATCCTACGGCAGCAATTGAAATAGGCACATCTATATCGGAAGTAAAGTCTGACACAGTACAAGCACATGAACTCACTGAAGTAAAAGAGGAAACTGTAACTCTGGACACCACGGCATATATCCGCAAGATTTACCATAATGATGTTACACAGAAACAGGCTGATGCCATAGCAACCTATCTTACCCAAAAAGGAATTGCAAGTGCAAGAATAAAACCAGTAGGATATGGAGACAAGAAAAAAGAAAACAAATCTGAAATTACTATTTTGAAAGAATAA